CTTGGAGGGCTTTCACACTGATATTATAGGTCAGTGACTGAAACATGTCATCACTTGTTAAAGGAGGAGTATAGGCAAAAATAGGGGTCACCTTTGGGTGAGTACTCACCTTTGCTGATCCATGCTTGCCTGTTTTAGACGTAGAAACATCCATCACCTTACAGGGAAACTGACCCTTCCTCAGCATACAGTAGCCGCTCTTCCTGATGCCGCTAGCCTGCTTGGACTCGGTCTAAAACATGAAGAGGGCCAGTTCTGTTTTGCTGGTGTGGTTGCCCATTAAGACCGCTGGTGTGGTTGCCCATTAAGACCGCTGGTGTGGTTGCCCATTAAGACCGCAGGGGCACGAAGTTCAAGTCAAAATCCGCATTGAATGAATGGTCGCACAAATGTGTGCTCCTGCTGTGAGGACCAATTCATACAAGCATTTATTTGATGCAGGTTTTGACTTGAACTTCAGGCTCCTGTGGTGCAGACAATCATCACTTTAGAACATCAATTTATGCTCTATTTAAATGGGGGAGAAGTCCCATTAGCCGCTGTGTTATAGTGGCTCGGACTCTTGACTAgtagtcaagaggtccctggttcagtCCCCACTGTTGGCGTGAGACTCGGGCAGCTCTCTTTGTCTATTACTCCACCCTGGTAAAATGGGTCCTGGTCAGAATGCGCAGATTGTAGTGCTAgctgagcagctcatctgagtgcTACAGAAAGCTTTCACGGACGAGGGTTAAAGTCTCCAGGTGGATGGTCACCTGCAGCCAACGATAAATCACCTACGTTTGTTGAATGAGcgccaacattttgaaatgtctCCTCCTCCATCACATCTGCTGGTTTCTTCACCATCTTGTGCTGTGTGCTTCGCCTTCAACGAGAAAAACACAACTTTGGGATCATAGTACAACTGAGCCGACTCTAAAAACCCTTTTTCACAGCAAGTTGAATTCCTTGATGTGCTCCTGCAAGCTTTCCACTGATGAGGACTTGTAGAACAGCAACAGTCAGTCAACTTGGGCATATCATTTATGTGTTAGTTTGCCTTTCCACACGATGGACATCGAGGTAGACCCTGCCATGAATCACCAGCAGGATCGTGAATTACAACTGATTTATGTTACAGTTCACAGTTTGTGCACAAGTCTAAATGTACTTACGTTCGAACCATCCTGTCGGGCAACAACACTCAGCGTGGAGCAACAGGAATCCAAAGAAATCGACTTTAAAAGTAAAGAATATTTGAAGAATTCAACTATTTTGGTCCAAGACAAAAATCCCAAagttgaattccttgattgtgACAGAAGCAGGTCTAAATAAGCTAAGTTATTGCACACTAGATTAGGTAGGTTGTGCAATGAATCTCATCCTTAATCAATATTTCACCATGATGGTGCAATGGCATTGACAGAGTCATTTGACGTTTGATTGAGTGTACTGAAAGGCTTGCTGCTGGAGGATGGGCAGGTAGGAAGTTTGGGCCCGTCCTCAACATAGGGTGTCAGAAGCATGTCCCCAATGAAGACTTGACAGTGTGGAGACGAGGTCCATTTGGAGACAGTCACTGCACGCAGAGCTATAGAAAACAAGAGAGCATCAGCACATGCACATCCTGGAATTCAGGGCTTTTCCCTCAGCACTTATGACCAagcatacaactgaccctgTGACATGCATACAGTTTCTGCTCTATTCTCTCGACAAGATGACATCATTGCATATTGTAACCTCACTATTGCATGCATTTTTGAAGAGTGGCTCACACAGATTCACATAACAACGTCTTTAAAACTATTTAAGTCATTTATTTGTCACAAATCATAAGCACCATTTTTTGATCATTTGAGAACCATTTACATGTAATGGTTAATGCACTAGGCAATGAACTTTGGCAATATTGAATTAAAATGCGAAAATGAAACGGTTGCAAGTATCATTGAGTTTACAGTATTTGACTGTGGACATCAGTATACTACAGTTATTCCTCTCTGCAATCATCTGATGGTTACATAGGTTTCACTGCCAAGGATGCATTTGATCCATGCCATGGCAGTCAACAGAATGATTGGTTATCAAAACCTCAGCTGTACATTTTCATACACCACCTGACTAGACAATTAACATGTTTAATGAGGCTTGTACCAGCGTAAACTTGGTGGATTTTTTCGTATGGATATCTATACCAAAATGTGCTGGATATAAAAATTCATTGTCTTCCAGACGGACGAAGATATAACTTCAAATCCTTTTATCACAACTTTCTCCACCCCAACCAGAGTAACACCGACATGTGTAGTCGTCAGACTTGACCATCCATGAAGACAACtgtctgattgtcctctgaaaCAATGCATTGAACTCTAACTGAACACCACGAAGATACTCCACCATCGAGTCCTGATGCCAAGTGCGAAAATACAAATACCTCGAGGATGGTTCATCGGGCATTCCGATAGATTTAGATATCTTTGCAATTGATTCAGACAAATCTAACAGCGCCATCAAATCCTTCCTCTGGCACCGTCCATGGTTACTGCACACCTTTTGACTGCACGTTCTTGTGTAGTTTGTGATGTTTTTTATGAATGGGCCTAGTGTCGTATTGAGGTAGGCCTGGAGGGCGATGCATTGGCTCTTGTTCGTAAAGTCGTTGTGGGATCCCCAAACAACAACACCAGAACTTCCGAAGTCTGCGGCCTGTTTGAAGGTCTTGATGAGGTCAGCCTGAAATGCAAACTTACTTGATAAAAGGGAGATGACAGACATGAGCCAAGTGGGCCAGATTAACCATCGCCAAGTTGCCGGTGGGAGTCTCTGGCATCTACTTGTGACAGTACTAGATCATCCATCTTTATCCTTGTATGAGAAATCAAGCCAGACATCTCGAACCAACAACTGGACCTGATAGCTTTTGCTTATAAGCACCAGTGTGTTAAAATGTCTACCCCACCACAATGACACCTACATAagacatcctgaggaaatcatgggTTAATGTTTAATGCATATCCGACCCTGCTCACATTTTGTGTGCAGGGCCCAAATGTTGAACCACCCTGAAGAActcctacatgtacttgcatagGCAAAGGCCTACTCCCTGACAAATTCTCAAAATGGTTTCCGACCCATCCACATATCCTGAAAAAAAGACCATTCTCCCTTTTATTGAGAGTAAAACTTGTTGCCTGACATACCTCTGTGTAGAATTTACTTCTCTGATCAGTGTATCCGTAGGTCGAGTATAAAAACACCCCAGGGGCATGTGATGTGGTGTCATTATATGCAATCCTGAAGCTCTCTTCTAAAGTTCCATAGATATAGCTGGCTGCATCCGGTATTGTAGTGGACAAATACACAGAAGGATAGAGGCTGGCACTGGACCTGTACAACCAGGACATCCTGAAAGGAACTTTTAGTTATTTTGGGGGTATCTTATCATCATCTATGTCATTATACCTGTATCACACAGGATATTCCTTGACTTCAATTTAAAACTTTTCTGGGGGAGAACCCCTGTCAATACGAAAATAAAAGGTAGGTGAATATATTTCCGAGGTTGAAGTGCCCATTAGATGAGGATGCTACTCTTGCCGACAGAATAAAACGTTCCATTCATACATACTGGTCATTCCGTTCTCTGATGATTAAGTCGCAATGACTCTGCCCTACTTTGCGGTTGTAACAATAGGGGTAGTGATAATAGCCCCAGTGTCCTCCTGGGCGCACTGCTCTCGCCAATAGAAGGGTCGATTCCATGTATTTTCTGAAAGGAGTATTTGAACTTCGCATGTTTACAAAATTCTTCACATACTTGAGGCACAATGCTTTGGGCACAGTGCTTTAGGCTGGGCTATTGCCGGAGCCATGAGCAGCTCATCAGGTGGCTGGAGCTCATCCCCGATTGTTTAGCCCTGGCCTATCTCAGGTCAACTTTTCAGGCAAGCCTGCTACCCATTGCTTGGGCTGGGGCAAGCAATGTTGGGTGAATGGTCTCGCCAAGGGTGACTGAGATGAAAAAGCAATGATCTTTCCGAGACTCAAAATTCGGATTAGGTCATTGTATAAATAATAATATTACCTTGCAGctgtatcaaattgaatctTGGCTTCGGCTACGAGTTGCGACTTGTTCCAAGTTGGATGCATTCTCTCCACAAGTTCGATTGATTTGTTTTTGTAGTTTGATCTCACACCAAAGTTGAATTCCCACAAGCCAAGCCACATCTCGAGGTCAATCACGGCAAGTCCCCCAAATGTCACATCTGGTATAAAGGATCTGaagtccttcttacattgttccAGATGTGCTGTCAAATTCCcaagctgaaattgaaaagtgATGTTAAAGTTTGGCAAAAGGATCTTAGTTCTTCCCCTTTTCtttgatcggttcttttttatcaGGTATGACACTCTTACATTATATACAAAGGCGTAAATTGTGTTAGGAAGTTAGAGTaataaagtaaaaaaaaacagaAGTGCAGTGAAAATACAGACTACCCTGAAGACAACTACCCTGAAGACAACTACCCTGAAGACAACTACCCTGAAGAAATGCTGCAGTGAGTACGCTACCTGGGGAAGCCCACCATTTACTGCTCTTCCATCTGGTAAAAAGAAAGGAAACTTCCCCAACTGGTAGTGGTAGAATATGGTCATGACATCCCCAATAAACTGATGGGCTGGGTTGACAGCTATGTCAAAGGCAGTCAGGTTCAGGAATACCCCATATTTTTTTAGGCATTTTTCACTGGGGGCGTTCCACACAGTTAGAAATGGATCATTTGGCAAAGGTGGGTCGTTGATTGCAAAGTTTTGAACTGAAGTACATAGAACTGTTTGTGCTAGACTTGTGAGAATGATCATAagaaatttcattttgtgaaaaggtgattttgaagtgtttttCGTTATTAATTCAGGAAGCAGACAGATACAGGGACAGTGACCATGTTTTGATCATGTGAccaaaaaactccctaatgagacctacaAATTTGGTCACATTACAAAttgcaatttgtaatttgtaatttgtaatgtGACCAAATTtgtaggtctcattagggagtttttttcgCATTTTTTTTAAGCGGCCAAGTCCTAACCGTAGtttctaaaaaatcattgatttcttggtcctcacagtatgccagtgttgatttcgTAGTTGTTTTGgcataaatatatttttgaagtttCTAAAACCTAGAGTGCTACTCAATaagcggctaacaagaaactacgcattttactgttgttgccgacgtatgtgtacaatgaacttgggatgtgcgtcggccccgtgttgaaatgccatCCAGTGCCGGTTGGCGCGTTTTTGGGTGTATACAATGCGAAGATCGAAGACCGCAGACCtgtacaaaacgcagacccatcTACAAAACGAAGACTCCTAGAGCCCGGGAATCCGTTAGTCACCCACTGTGAGCACAAGGTTGATGTGGTCGTCGTCTGCTATTTGTGCTAATACAGACGACTCACGAGCAGGAAGTAGTTTTTTTATGCATCGCGGTCGTGAGCTGAAATAAGAGGAATAGAATAGGAGAAAATTATGAAGTTATGTATTTTTGGGGAATTTTTCCCCCCAACGTTTTGGGTGTGGCCACAGCATAGATATTTTTAAGAAGCCTCTCATAGCCCTCTGGGATAGCGCTCCGCTGACTATGCTATCACCCAAAACATTTGAGTCCTGGGGTTCGTCATTTTAATGAAAAACTTCTTAAAATCCCTGAAAGTCTGTGCACGTATTTCTCTTTTAACCATTATCATAATTGCTTGGAGGAGTCACGGTCctcctggaagccatttttgtatgagaaaccaacatatctcatgcccaagttgtccctttaaaaaatcaGTGAAAGTCCGTGCATGTTTTTCAACCCTTATTATCATGTTTACTGATGTCCCAAACCAATGTTCATTAACCATTAAGTCCCTCTTTATCTGTGTCGTGGTGTTCCCTCGGCATTTCCACCTGCCATCActcgatgacgtcaccagaTCAATCGCCGTCTCGTTTGCGGCATTTCTCATTCGCTGAACAGACACCTGCCATTGATACAGCCTGATGGCTGCTAGCTAGCTGATCGTGGTgggaaaaaaacacgatttgaccagccataactctcagctagacaggcggagcagcataagctatcaattcatctgagcgcacacaacgtacgcgaaaacggaccactttcaatcgctcggtgcgcaaacttgaacttgaatttaaaacaaaattaccatgtgtgaatactactggctataaatttcaacaatcatgttacgtcacgtagactcgtttaaaaataccacaaaagccaagtttccgcgaagttatgtcacttgttgtccgactcctgttcatccgaccgtgacctcagtatttgaccaatcagctttatatagtgagcattttcgtgtatgggtcaatgaatttgattgaaaatcacaatttgaatagatgagtggtttggtaacctctctgacgtaacgtactcaatactgaatttggctgtgctcctggtatgacagaccggttttgggaacacaagcgttcagttgtgtcgacgccaagtcgaagcactggttcaacattggtgagttcagcctgatttctccacaactttttctccccaaattttgcgactattgtctgatacaatgtacagtcttatcttatcttttcattttcatttcttgcagacgccagacacgttgtcctgtctagcacacccaTTGCTGCtcaaccggtttatcacaagatacgacttgaacaccaccatggtgagtaattttctctatcgaaacttccttgatcgcacatacatgtattcttttgaaacttctcatctctgcagcagtggcggatccagaaatttgggaaagaagcgggggggggcgctgccccaccaatgagaactcatgatagagccgaaggtgcaatcctgaaaatgagggggagggttcttgaggagaggtgccctaa
The sequence above is a segment of the Lineus longissimus chromosome 12, tnLinLong1.2, whole genome shotgun sequence genome. Coding sequences within it:
- the LOC135496708 gene encoding hyaluronidase-like, yielding MKFLMIILTSLAQTVLCTSVQNFAINDPPLPNDPFLTVWNAPSEKCLKKYGVFLNLTAFDIAVNPAHQFIGDVMTIFYHYQLGKFPFFLPDGRAVNGGLPQLGNLTAHLEQCKKDFRSFIPDVTFGGLAVIDLEMWLGLWEFNFGVRSNYKNKSIELVERMHPTWNKSQLVAEAKIQFDTAARKYMESTLLLARAVRPGGHWGYYHYPYCYNRKVGQSHCDLIIRERNDQMSWLYRSSASLYPSVYLSTTIPDAASYIYGTLEESFRIAYNDTTSHAPGVFLYSTYGYTDQRSKFYTEADLIKTFKQAADFGSSGVVVWGSHNDFTNKSQCIALQAYLNTTLGPFIKNITNYTRTCSQKVCSNHGRCQRKDLMALLDLSESIAKISKSIGMPDEPSSRYLYFRTWHQDSMVEYLRGVQLEFNALFQRTIRQLSSWMVKSDDYTCRCYSGWGGESCDKRI